A part of Melioribacteraceae bacterium genomic DNA contains:
- the murG gene encoding undecaprenyldiphospho-muramoylpentapeptide beta-N-acetylglucosaminyltransferase, with the protein MSGTTIYRFLFAGGGTGGHLYPALAVAQQIKLMKPEAEILFVGTADKIESRVVPEYGFNFKSIWISGFSRKLTFANILFPLKLFVSMVQSLLIAMKFKPRVAIGSGAYVSGPAVWGASVLGSKIVLLEQNSYPGVTNRLLEKKADEIHITFEESKKYFRDQQKLKLTGNPVRLNLNLIPKSDALKKFALTTDKKTVLIIGGSGGARDINEAVALSVTKLISKNIQLIWQTGPFYYEQYKKFEGVNVRVMRFIDDMSAAYSACDLLIARAGATTITEVSFLGIPVIFVPSSHVAADHQTKNARAISDASAAIMIEDKNLKSDLFPVIVELISDEMKLNSLRENIKAFAKPDAVKIIAGSIIKMAESL; encoded by the coding sequence ATGAGCGGAACAACTATATATCGTTTTCTATTTGCGGGCGGCGGAACCGGGGGACATCTTTATCCTGCTCTTGCAGTTGCACAGCAGATTAAATTGATGAAACCAGAAGCCGAAATTTTATTTGTTGGAACCGCGGATAAAATTGAATCCCGCGTGGTTCCCGAATACGGATTTAATTTTAAGTCGATCTGGATAAGCGGATTCTCTCGAAAGCTTACATTCGCAAATATTCTTTTCCCGCTTAAATTGTTCGTCTCAATGGTTCAATCGCTTTTGATCGCAATGAAATTTAAACCGAGAGTGGCAATTGGATCCGGCGCATATGTCTCCGGCCCTGCTGTATGGGGCGCTTCTGTTCTGGGATCGAAAATAGTTCTGCTCGAACAAAATAGCTATCCGGGTGTCACTAACAGACTTCTCGAAAAGAAGGCTGATGAGATTCATATAACGTTTGAAGAATCAAAAAAATATTTCCGCGACCAGCAGAAATTAAAACTAACCGGTAATCCGGTCCGGTTGAATCTGAACTTGATACCAAAATCCGATGCTCTGAAAAAATTTGCACTGACGACGGATAAAAAAACGGTTCTTATTATCGGTGGAAGCGGAGGCGCCCGCGATATTAACGAAGCTGTTGCTCTCTCTGTTACTAAACTGATTAGTAAAAATATTCAACTGATCTGGCAGACAGGTCCCTTCTACTATGAGCAGTATAAAAAGTTTGAGGGAGTTAATGTAAGGGTAATGAGGTTTATTGATGATATGTCGGCAGCATATTCGGCCTGCGACCTGCTTATCGCAAGAGCCGGAGCCACAACAATTACCGAAGTATCGTTTCTCGGTATTCCTGTAATCTTTGTTCCTTCTTCTCATGTTGCGGCGGATCATCAGACAAAGAATGCCAGGGCCATCAGCGATGCCTCTGCTGCAATTATGATTGAAGATAAAAATTTGAAATCGGATCTCTTTCCTGTAATTGTAGAATTGATTTCGGATGAAATGAAATTGAATTCACTTAGAGAAAATATTAAGGCCTTTGCAAAACCGGACGCCGTTAAAATAATTGCCGGTAGCATAATTAAAATGGCCGAAAGTTTATAA
- a CDS encoding putative peptidoglycan glycosyltransferase FtsW — protein MKGLLKIFILLVVAFMLLGAIMVFTASGTYSISKFNNIYFLFKSHLWKVIAAGFLFWVFAQIPYDNYRKYSKYLLIGVIALLVFTFLFAPKVKGAARWIDLGFIQFQPSEAAKLILIMHLAVMIEKFDQKISEFKGGFVFPLIWIIVVSGLILIQPNVSTSLIIAATGFTLLYIGGARFKHIGFTFLSVFGIASIGIMIFKHSRERVLTYINSLSSGGDINIQVTQAKIALGSGGWFGLGLGHSRQSDLFLPESYGDFIFSILGEEMGFVGTVAVLFFYLVLFIICLIIAKKSQDQFGQLLVFGLGFNIILSAFINAGVVTGILPTTGITLPFISFGGTSIILFAVSTGIIVNVARQSMATEELRIAQVG, from the coding sequence ATGAAAGGTCTATTAAAAATATTCATTCTGCTTGTGGTTGCATTTATGCTTCTCGGCGCAATTATGGTTTTTACCGCGAGCGGTACATACAGCATCTCGAAATTCAATAACATTTATTTCCTTTTCAAATCTCATCTCTGGAAAGTTATTGCTGCCGGATTTTTATTCTGGGTTTTCGCCCAGATACCGTATGACAACTACCGCAAATACAGCAAATATCTTTTAATCGGTGTAATTGCTCTGCTGGTATTTACATTTCTTTTTGCTCCTAAAGTGAAAGGGGCTGCAAGATGGATCGACCTCGGTTTTATTCAGTTCCAGCCTTCGGAAGCGGCAAAACTGATTCTGATTATGCATCTGGCGGTTATGATTGAAAAGTTCGATCAGAAAATTTCCGAATTCAAGGGTGGATTTGTTTTTCCTCTTATCTGGATAATTGTTGTAAGCGGACTGATTCTTATTCAGCCTAATGTAAGCACGAGTCTCATAATTGCCGCAACGGGATTCACTTTGCTATATATCGGCGGCGCAAGATTTAAGCATATCGGATTTACTTTCCTTTCCGTTTTCGGCATTGCTTCAATCGGAATTATGATATTCAAACACTCGCGCGAAAGAGTTTTAACTTATATAAACAGTTTGTCCTCCGGCGGTGATATTAATATTCAGGTTACACAGGCTAAAATTGCGCTCGGCAGCGGGGGCTGGTTCGGACTCGGATTAGGACACAGCAGGCAAAGCGATCTTTTCCTTCCCGAATCTTACGGAGATTTTATTTTTTCTATCCTCGGAGAGGAAATGGGCTTTGTTGGAACTGTTGCAGTTCTCTTCTTCTATCTCGTTCTTTTTATTATTTGTCTGATAATAGCTAAAAAATCTCAGGATCAATTTGGACAGCTGCTTGTCTTCGGACTCGGTTTCAACATTATTCTAAGTGCTTTTATTAATGCGGGAGTGGTAACCGGAATACTTCCTACGACAGGTATTACACTTCCTTTCATAAGCTTCGGCGGAACGTCTATTATCCTTTTTGCAGTATCAACAGGAATTATTGTAAATGTTGCCCGTCAGTCGATGGCAACAGAAGAATTAAGGATTGCACAGGTAGGATGA
- the murD gene encoding UDP-N-acetylmuramoyl-L-alanine--D-glutamate ligase, giving the protein MEIKGKKISIIGAVRSGIGAARLSKKLGAVPFVSDSGSEEKLKTSIALFESEGIDFELGGHSERVYECDLIITSPGVPTDSVVLKNAAARKIKIISEVEFASWFCKGGIIAITGTNGKTTTTALMNHTLNECGIKSYSAGNIGNAFSDIVLDVKEDQFVALETSSFQLDFTEKFKPFFSIILNITPDHMDRYENKLEKYIASKIKITAYQDESNFFLFNADDINTSRTMQNRRVQKLSFSLTKEVPAGAFVRNGKMFFAWFGALEEVCPVTDLFIKGEHNVANALAVLAVAKTLNLPNLKIRGAFQSFHGVEHRIEFVRELNGVEYYNDSKATNVDSVVVALKSFEKPIYLILGGKDKGNDYSQIESLISRHVKKIYAIGVSAEKVKSFFESIVETEIKNSLEECVESAMLQALPGSVVLLSPACASFDMFTDYEHRGRVFKKAVNNL; this is encoded by the coding sequence ATGGAAATAAAAGGGAAGAAAATATCGATTATCGGCGCTGTTAGAAGCGGGATTGGCGCTGCACGACTCTCAAAAAAACTCGGCGCTGTTCCGTTTGTAAGTGATTCGGGTAGCGAGGAAAAACTGAAAACATCAATTGCTCTTTTTGAATCGGAAGGAATCGATTTTGAACTTGGCGGACATTCGGAAAGAGTTTATGAATGTGATCTTATCATTACAAGTCCGGGTGTTCCAACAGACTCGGTAGTACTAAAAAACGCGGCTGCAAGAAAAATAAAAATTATTAGCGAGGTTGAATTTGCCTCGTGGTTCTGTAAAGGCGGAATAATCGCAATTACCGGTACTAACGGAAAAACAACTACAACGGCTCTTATGAACCATACGCTGAACGAATGCGGAATCAAATCTTATTCGGCCGGAAATATCGGCAATGCCTTTTCCGATATTGTTCTGGATGTTAAAGAGGATCAATTTGTTGCTCTCGAAACTTCAAGCTTCCAGCTCGACTTTACTGAAAAATTCAAACCCTTTTTCTCGATCATACTGAATATTACTCCTGATCACATGGACCGTTATGAGAATAAACTTGAAAAATACATCGCTTCCAAAATAAAAATTACTGCTTATCAGGATGAATCGAATTTCTTTTTGTTTAATGCCGATGATATTAACACATCCCGTACAATGCAGAATAGGCGGGTTCAGAAATTAAGCTTCTCACTTACTAAGGAAGTTCCGGCAGGCGCTTTTGTTCGAAACGGTAAGATGTTTTTTGCCTGGTTCGGCGCTTTAGAAGAAGTTTGTCCGGTTACGGATCTTTTTATAAAAGGTGAACACAATGTGGCTAATGCTCTGGCGGTTCTGGCGGTGGCTAAAACATTAAATCTGCCAAACTTGAAAATCCGCGGGGCGTTTCAGTCATTTCATGGTGTTGAGCACAGAATTGAATTTGTCCGCGAACTTAATGGTGTTGAATACTACAATGATTCCAAAGCTACTAATGTCGATTCCGTTGTGGTCGCGCTTAAGAGTTTTGAAAAACCGATCTACCTGATACTCGGCGGTAAAGATAAAGGGAACGACTATTCACAGATTGAATCACTCATCAGCAGGCATGTTAAAAAAATCTATGCCATTGGTGTTTCGGCTGAAAAAGTTAAAAGTTTTTTTGAATCAATTGTTGAAACGGAAATAAAAAACTCTCTCGAGGAATGTGTTGAATCGGCAATGCTGCAGGCTTTACCCGGTTCAGTGGTTCTGTTATCGCCGGCATGCGCCAGTTTCGATATGTTCACGGATTACGAACACAGAGGAAGGGTTTTCAAAAAGGCGGTTAATAATCTATAA
- the mraY gene encoding phospho-N-acetylmuramoyl-pentapeptide-transferase, which produces MFYYLFDYINEKFNPPGFDLFRFLTFRSALAAITALILSFYIGPRIIAKLKARQVDQPIREEGPATHKKKAGTPTMGGLIILFSVVLPVLLWSDIKSIFILLVLFATVVLGIVGFLDDYLKVVKKLPQGLIARYKLIGQIFVGLIVGLAVYYLPEFSNYNTQTTLPFFKNLNWDFSYLYIPWVIFIITATSNAVNLTDGLDGLAIGTMIIVMLALAIISYMTGNVIYADYLNIFYISGSGELTVFIAALIGAGLGFLWFNFYPAQIFMGDTGSLALGGAFGVIMIVIKKDLLIPILGGIYFAETLSVIIQRLYFKFTKRKYGEGRRVFKMAPIHHHFEKLDWAEPKIVVRFYIITIILTIISLASFKIR; this is translated from the coding sequence ATGTTCTACTATCTATTTGATTACATCAACGAAAAATTTAATCCGCCCGGATTCGATCTGTTCCGGTTTCTTACTTTCCGGTCAGCACTCGCGGCAATTACCGCTTTGATTTTGTCTTTCTATATCGGACCCAGAATCATTGCAAAATTAAAAGCAAGACAGGTAGACCAGCCGATTCGCGAAGAAGGACCAGCTACTCATAAGAAAAAAGCAGGGACTCCGACGATGGGCGGATTGATTATACTATTCTCTGTTGTACTTCCGGTTCTCCTCTGGAGCGATATCAAAAGCATTTTTATTCTGCTGGTCCTCTTCGCTACTGTTGTTCTCGGAATTGTCGGATTTCTGGATGACTATCTTAAAGTTGTGAAAAAACTTCCGCAGGGATTGATTGCCCGCTATAAATTGATCGGGCAGATTTTTGTTGGACTTATTGTTGGATTGGCAGTCTACTATTTGCCCGAGTTCTCGAACTATAATACTCAAACGACATTGCCCTTTTTCAAAAATCTTAACTGGGATTTTTCATACCTCTATATACCATGGGTCATTTTCATTATAACCGCAACTTCCAACGCCGTAAATCTTACTGACGGCCTGGATGGTCTTGCAATTGGAACGATGATAATTGTGATGCTCGCGCTCGCGATAATTTCTTATATGACGGGCAATGTTATTTACGCCGATTACCTGAATATTTTTTACATATCCGGAAGCGGTGAACTTACCGTTTTTATTGCAGCTCTGATCGGTGCGGGACTCGGATTTCTCTGGTTCAATTTTTATCCTGCTCAGATTTTTATGGGCGATACCGGATCGCTAGCGCTGGGCGGTGCTTTCGGTGTAATAATGATTGTGATTAAGAAAGATCTTCTTATCCCGATTCTCGGTGGCATCTATTTCGCTGAAACCCTGTCTGTTATTATCCAACGCCTCTATTTCAAATTTACCAAACGGAAATACGGAGAAGGCAGAAGAGTCTTTAAGATGGCGCCGATTCATCACCATTTTGAAAAACTCGATTGGGCTGAACCCAAAATCGTAGTAAGGTTCTATATCATTACTATCATTTTAACAATAATCAGTCTCGCTTCATTTAAGATAAGGTAA
- the murF gene encoding UDP-N-acetylmuramoyl-tripeptide--D-alanyl-D-alanine ligase, protein MGKIKITIEDIFNLPTAVIYNPDNYSPARSIQIDSRKKLRGSIFVAIKGEKYDGHNFIPEAVEKGAGSVLINKKNYNKFRSLNIPVITVEDTVKALGDLAALWRDKLNAKVISITGSTGKTTTKEIAAVLLNEKYKVVKTEANNNNHIGVPITILSADENCEMLILEQGTNHIGEIPYSAKISRPDLSLITNIGDSHIEFLKNKKMIYREKSALFDETAKRGGIILANTDDPIIASNIKKYPNVITYGFNKNPDLKGKLLGYTDDGRTIIKINQASGPITLPIYGQSNAANFLAAAAIAKQVGLSGKLIKQGAEKLTPVHGRLDVKKFHKAVLIDDTYNSSPASVAAAYDLVKRIRTFKLKIVVLGDIFELGKQSEKIHRELAKIFTYDKQLFVLTVGKAMGSLTDQLRKRNIKSIHFHLREALSLYLKYEEIENSVILVKGSRGMKMEEFVNILEKRFE, encoded by the coding sequence ATGGGCAAAATAAAAATTACAATCGAAGACATTTTTAATCTGCCGACGGCGGTTATTTATAATCCGGATAATTACAGTCCGGCAAGATCAATTCAAATTGATTCCCGCAAAAAACTGCGGGGCTCCATCTTTGTTGCCATAAAAGGTGAAAAATACGACGGGCACAATTTCATACCGGAAGCAGTTGAAAAAGGGGCCGGATCGGTATTAATAAACAAAAAGAATTATAACAAATTCCGTTCGTTGAATATTCCTGTAATTACAGTTGAAGATACTGTTAAAGCACTTGGCGACCTAGCTGCTTTATGGAGAGACAAACTGAATGCTAAAGTGATTTCAATTACAGGAAGCACAGGAAAAACTACAACTAAAGAAATTGCAGCTGTTCTTCTTAACGAAAAATATAAGGTTGTTAAAACCGAAGCGAATAATAACAACCATATCGGTGTTCCTATTACAATCTTATCTGCAGATGAAAATTGTGAAATGCTTATTCTGGAACAGGGAACGAATCATATTGGCGAGATTCCTTATTCCGCAAAAATTTCACGGCCCGATCTCTCTCTTATAACTAATATTGGTGATTCACACATCGAGTTTCTGAAAAACAAAAAAATGATCTACAGGGAAAAATCTGCTCTGTTCGACGAAACTGCCAAAAGAGGCGGAATCATTCTTGCCAACACAGATGATCCGATAATCGCCTCGAATATTAAAAAGTATCCGAATGTGATAACGTACGGTTTCAATAAAAATCCGGACCTTAAAGGAAAGTTGTTGGGTTATACAGACGACGGCCGCACTATAATAAAGATTAACCAAGCTTCCGGACCAATCACATTGCCCATTTACGGTCAATCGAATGCCGCGAATTTTCTGGCTGCGGCTGCAATAGCAAAACAGGTCGGACTTTCTGGTAAATTGATTAAGCAGGGTGCGGAAAAATTAACTCCGGTTCACGGCCGCCTCGATGTTAAAAAGTTTCATAAAGCTGTACTGATCGACGATACTTATAACTCCAGTCCGGCTTCTGTTGCAGCAGCCTACGATCTGGTTAAACGGATCAGAACTTTTAAATTAAAAATCGTTGTACTCGGGGATATCTTCGAGTTAGGCAAGCAATCGGAAAAAATTCATAGAGAACTTGCAAAAATTTTTACATACGACAAACAACTGTTTGTCCTTACCGTAGGTAAGGCAATGGGAAGTCTGACGGATCAACTAAGGAAGAGAAACATTAAATCAATTCACTTCCATTTACGCGAGGCACTTTCTCTCTATCTGAAGTATGAGGAGATCGAAAACTCGGTAATTCTGGTTAAAGGCTCGCGTGGAATGAAGATGGAAGAATTTGTAAACATTCTGGAGAAAAGGTTTGAATAA
- a CDS encoding UDP-N-acetylmuramoyl-L-alanyl-D-glutamate--2,6-diaminopimelate ligase: MKLSELLNKVKVIQVSGRAEFKEIDSLSIDSRTVGNKTLFFAIDGFKTDGHKFIPDVISRGAAAVVLSKPELVPDHLFAHSGSVKIVVDDTRISLARFASQFYKEPSRKLKLIGITGTKGKTTTAFYIKSVFDYAGFNSGLIGTIANYIGSNEVKTLLTTPQSHEINFLLNEMVKSGSTHCAMEVSSHALHLHRADCLKFHAGVFTNITSDHMDYHKTEEHYLHSKKILFDMIGPDGYVIYNLDDPKSKLLIKDSKAEKFSYGTSDKADFKIGSIEFDLDGTTFNITYEGKEYNLSTKLAGHFNAYNAASAFAVALLDGIDPLTAVEGIKAAKQVPGRFEIVSRKNKKVIIDYSHTSDSLKQALLAVHHIVRKERPVYTVFGCGGDRDRTKRPLMGEIASSMSDRVYVTSDNPRTEDPYLIINEIQMGIKNNNYRIIENREEAIRAAIFESEDNAVVLIAGKGHENYQEINGVRKHFSDKEISEKYLDEWAK, encoded by the coding sequence ATGAAATTATCTGAACTGTTAAATAAGGTTAAGGTTATCCAGGTCTCGGGTAGAGCAGAATTCAAGGAAATTGACTCCCTCTCTATTGATTCAAGAACTGTCGGCAATAAAACTCTTTTCTTTGCAATTGATGGATTTAAAACAGACGGACATAAATTCATACCAGATGTAATCAGCCGCGGTGCTGCAGCAGTTGTACTAAGCAAACCCGAGCTGGTACCCGATCATCTCTTCGCTCACTCCGGATCTGTTAAAATAGTTGTTGATGATACAAGAATCTCGCTGGCCAGGTTTGCAAGTCAATTTTATAAGGAACCCTCCCGTAAATTAAAACTGATCGGGATTACAGGTACTAAGGGAAAAACAACCACAGCTTTCTATATCAAGAGTGTATTTGACTATGCCGGATTCAATTCCGGTCTCATCGGAACAATTGCGAATTACATTGGCAGCAATGAAGTAAAGACACTACTTACAACACCACAGTCGCATGAAATTAATTTCCTTCTTAACGAAATGGTCAAAAGCGGTTCTACTCATTGTGCAATGGAAGTCTCCTCGCATGCGCTGCATCTGCACCGTGCAGATTGTCTTAAATTCCATGCGGGAGTCTTTACCAACATTACTTCCGATCATATGGATTACCATAAAACGGAGGAACATTACCTTCATTCAAAAAAAATTCTCTTCGATATGATCGGTCCCGATGGTTATGTGATATATAATCTGGATGATCCTAAATCGAAACTCCTTATAAAAGATTCCAAAGCTGAAAAATTCTCTTACGGAACCTCCGATAAAGCCGATTTCAAAATCGGCAGTATTGAATTTGATCTCGACGGAACTACATTCAATATAACTTATGAGGGGAAGGAATATAATCTATCAACAAAACTGGCGGGACATTTTAATGCATACAATGCCGCTTCGGCATTTGCGGTAGCTCTACTCGACGGAATCGATCCTCTCACAGCCGTTGAAGGAATCAAAGCGGCTAAACAGGTGCCGGGCAGATTTGAAATTGTATCAAGAAAAAATAAAAAAGTGATAATCGATTATTCCCATACATCGGATAGTCTTAAACAGGCGCTTCTTGCTGTTCATCATATCGTTAGGAAAGAACGGCCGGTCTACACCGTATTCGGCTGCGGCGGAGACAGAGATAGAACTAAAAGGCCGCTTATGGGTGAAATTGCCTCTTCTATGAGCGACCGTGTCTATGTCACTTCGGATAATCCCAGAACTGAAGATCCGTATCTCATTATTAACGAGATACAGATGGGAATTAAAAATAATAATTACAGAATAATAGAAAACAGGGAAGAAGCTATTCGTGCAGCAATATTTGAGAGCGAGGATAATGCTGTTGTTCTGATTGCCGGAAAAGGACATGAGAATTATCAGGAAATAAACGGAGTAAGGAAACATTTCTCCGATAAAGAAATTTCAGAAAAATATCTGGACGAATGGGCAAAATAA
- a CDS encoding penicillin-binding protein: MINKRALIITFILLFGFIALSVRLYVIQISGNEYYSLIAGRQQNKPQTVKAGRGTISDRNGEVLSYTSDNISFLVDTRMIDSQKADSVASLFSGLFGKNKNHYLALIENGFKNVCLEKKVPMEKALQLKKVVIEGLFYEEDFSRVYPYGSLASHLLGYVDKKMTGVDGVEKVYNEKLIGTDGYYVFEKDVLGRIVSVNENESRSPSAGNNITLTINKTYQQILEEELSKGLEKYEGESAVGIIMNPDSGEILAMSNSPDFDPANYEIFPDQVRRNRLLTDTYEPGSTMKSISMSILFEQKLAKTDEIIDTEKGTYYFKGVKISDTHPHTSLTVREILEQSSNVGMAKLSHRIPDDLFYKFLRDFGFGNPTSIDLPGEASGLLKKPNSFSAVTKPFLSYGYEISVTPLQMIAAFSSLINGGTLYQPFVMKSVSDQNGKILEETHPVKIRNVIRKETSDLIRELMVGVVEHGTGTPAQLDDVIVGGKTGTAQLLIDNSYSRKKHNSSFIGFFPADNPKIVCLILVNAPQVGKYGGLVAAPIFKEVARKIVDADLTLVPEKKLIKRNKNIADKFIADLKTSPVSTSKSYLNISANNKNRTTARRIFNESRTTMPDLKNRSLRDAIAQLNELGLEYKISGAGKVVGQSIEPGAPFSPGDTCLIKCEPVSKLNNNRIN; this comes from the coding sequence ATGATTAATAAAAGAGCCCTGATCATTACTTTTATTCTCCTCTTCGGCTTCATTGCGCTTAGCGTAAGGCTTTATGTTATTCAGATCTCCGGAAATGAATACTATTCACTTATTGCCGGGAGACAGCAGAACAAACCTCAAACCGTTAAAGCCGGTCGCGGTACTATTTCCGACAGAAACGGTGAAGTACTCTCTTATACAAGTGATAATATCTCCTTCTTAGTCGATACCCGTATGATCGATTCTCAAAAAGCGGATTCTGTTGCATCTCTTTTCTCCGGATTGTTCGGAAAAAACAAAAATCACTATCTCGCGCTGATCGAAAACGGTTTTAAAAATGTCTGCCTCGAAAAAAAAGTCCCGATGGAAAAAGCACTTCAGCTTAAGAAAGTTGTAATAGAAGGTCTGTTTTATGAAGAGGATTTTTCACGAGTATATCCTTACGGAAGCCTTGCTTCGCATCTTCTCGGATATGTTGATAAGAAAATGACCGGTGTGGACGGTGTTGAAAAAGTTTATAATGAAAAGCTAATCGGTACCGACGGATACTATGTTTTTGAAAAAGATGTGCTTGGACGGATTGTTTCCGTTAATGAAAACGAATCCCGCTCTCCTTCGGCCGGGAATAATATCACACTTACTATAAACAAAACTTATCAGCAGATTCTTGAAGAGGAATTATCTAAAGGATTGGAGAAATATGAAGGCGAATCCGCTGTCGGTATTATTATGAATCCTGATTCCGGCGAAATCCTTGCTATGTCGAATTCACCGGACTTTGATCCCGCTAACTACGAAATATTCCCGGATCAGGTTAGAAGAAACCGGCTCCTTACAGATACTTATGAACCCGGATCTACAATGAAATCAATCTCGATGTCTATTCTGTTTGAACAGAAACTGGCAAAGACAGACGAGATAATTGACACAGAAAAAGGTACGTATTATTTCAAGGGAGTAAAAATATCCGACACACATCCGCATACGAGTTTAACTGTCCGGGAAATCCTTGAACAATCGAGTAACGTAGGAATGGCAAAACTTTCACATCGCATTCCGGATGATTTGTTTTATAAATTTTTAAGGGATTTCGGATTCGGCAATCCTACTTCAATTGATCTTCCGGGAGAAGCTTCGGGACTTCTTAAAAAACCGAATAGTTTCTCGGCCGTTACGAAACCCTTTCTTTCATACGGTTATGAAATTTCGGTTACGCCTCTTCAGATGATAGCGGCTTTCAGTTCTTTAATTAATGGCGGTACTCTTTATCAGCCGTTTGTCATGAAATCGGTTTCGGATCAGAATGGTAAAATTCTGGAAGAAACACATCCGGTTAAAATCAGAAATGTCATTAGGAAAGAAACTTCGGATTTAATTAGGGAGTTAATGGTTGGTGTTGTTGAACATGGAACTGGAACACCGGCTCAACTGGATGATGTTATCGTCGGAGGTAAAACGGGTACAGCTCAATTGCTGATTGATAATTCCTACTCAAGGAAAAAACATAATTCGTCGTTTATCGGATTCTTTCCGGCGGATAATCCCAAAATTGTGTGCCTTATTCTCGTTAATGCCCCGCAGGTAGGTAAGTACGGCGGACTCGTTGCAGCTCCTATATTTAAGGAAGTTGCAAGAAAAATAGTTGATGCGGATCTGACTCTTGTACCGGAAAAGAAATTGATTAAGCGGAATAAAAATATTGCCGATAAATTTATTGCTGATCTTAAGACATCGCCGGTTTCCACATCAAAAAGTTATCTCAACATTTCTGCAAACAATAAGAACCGGACAACCGCCAGGAGAATTTTTAATGAATCAAGAACTACAATGCCTGATCTTAAAAATCGTTCACTAAGGGATGCCATCGCTCAATTGAATGAACTCGGGCTCGAATACAAAATTTCGGGTGCCGGAAAAGTTGTTGGACAGAGCATCGAACCGGGTGCTCCGTTTTCACCCGGCGATACGTGCTTAATTAAATGCGAACCTGTAAGTAAATTGAATAATAACAGAATTAATTGA
- a CDS encoding cell division protein FtsL, with product MKGSSLKIFIVVIIAAAVALFVYVASLTEIKNMNRERLNKNESLAEKKNRIQSLFVEIQKLSAEDRIVKFAIDSLGMQRPFENLESIVVSKEQINQVEKITNGKYD from the coding sequence ATGAAAGGATCTTCATTGAAAATTTTTATTGTGGTAATTATCGCCGCTGCGGTTGCTCTCTTTGTTTATGTGGCTTCACTTACTGAAATAAAAAATATGAACAGGGAACGGCTGAATAAAAATGAGTCTCTTGCCGAAAAGAAAAATAGAATTCAATCGTTGTTTGTCGAGATCCAAAAACTTTCGGCTGAAGACCGAATTGTAAAATTTGCCATTGATTCCCTAGGTATGCAGCGGCCTTTTGAAAATCTTGAATCAATAGTTGTATCAAAAGAACAGATTAATCAGGTAGAGAAAATTACAAACGGAAAATATGATTAA